A single window of Aspergillus flavus chromosome 4, complete sequence DNA harbors:
- a CDS encoding PfkB family carbohydrate kinase, whose product MTEQSGPTSFANHVDFCTLGMFILDDIDFGGTRPNVKNILGGAASFAVVGARLVAGKEHSHAVSWIVDVGSDFPSEVLDVINTWGTACVMREDNNRLTTRAWNGYGPNEKRDFKYLTPKLRLEPWMLSDSQVFSRTFHMVCSAGRCVSIVQNILQRREELRREGKAPSSSQASERPFFVWEPVPDLCTPEEQDKFFVANRVVDVVSPNELELGMMFGQPGWNEESEFGKDIVKRILDSGIGPNGNGHLVIRAGKDGSYTFSRGQRIWLPAYHQPDASANTPVVDPTGAGNSFLGALTQGMVTVDRAPAKIVGSVLAGSAVWERALEALGKQSYILSSLIFATVAAGFVVEQIGVPHLSTSTEERELWNGTEFTERVRLYTQRLYRTLEESPRKHLQIN is encoded by the exons ATGACAGAACAAAGCGGCCCTACATCTTTCGCCAATCATGTGGACTTCTGTACACTAGGCATGTTCATCCTTG ATGATATTGACTTCGGGGGCACTAGACCTAATGTCAAGAATATCCTCGGGGGTGCAGCGTCTTTCGCGGTTGTCGGTGCTCGTCTAGTCGCTGGAAAGGAGCACTCCCACGCTGTTAGCTGGattgttgatgttggctCCGACTTTCCCTCGGAGGTTTTAGATGTCATCAACACATGGGGCACAGCATGCGTGATGAGAGAAGACAACAACCGATTAACCACCAGGGCTTGGAATGGCTACGGTCCCAATGAGAAGCGGG ACTTCAAATATTTGACCCCTAAATTACGACTAGAACCTTGGATGCTATCCGATTCCCAGGTGTTCTCGAGGACCTTTCATATGGTCTGTTCAGCAGGACGTTGCGTGTCAATTGTGCAGAATATACTGCAGCGGCGAGAAGAACTACGGCGAGAAGGCAAAGCACCTTCCAGCAGCCAGGCTTCGGAGAGGCCATTCTTTGTCTGGGAACCTGTGCCTGATCTCTGTACACCCGAAGAGCAAGATAAATTCTTTGTTGCAAACCGGGTAGTCGATGTGGTAAGCCCTAATGAACTGGAGCTAGGAATGATGTTTGGGCAGCCAGGGTGGAATGAAGAGAGCGAATTCGGGAAAGATATTGTCAAGCGCATCCTTGATTCGGGCATTGGCCCGAACGGAAATGGGCACTTGGTTATTAGAGCAGGGAAAGATGGAAGCTATACATTCTCAAGAGGCCAGAGGATTTGGTTGCCCGCTTACCATCAACCCGATGCTTCAGCAAATACGCCAGTCGTCGATCCGACTGGTGCAGGTAATTCTTTTTTGGGGGCACTGACACAAGGGATGGTGACTGTTGATAGGGCCCCAGCCAAGATTGTTGGCTCAGTGCTTGCAGGGTCTGCTGTCTGGGAAAGGGCATTGGAAGCGTTGGGCAAGCAGAGTTATATACTGTCCTCTCTGATATTCGCCACTGTTGCTGCAGGTTTCGTTGTGGAGCAGATTGGAGTGCCCCATCTGTCTACGTCTACCGAGGAAAGAGAACTTTGGAACGGAACTGAATTCACGGAACGAGTCCGTCTGTACACGCAGCGATTGTATCGAACACTCGAAGAGTCTCCCCGGAAGCACTTGCAGATCAATTGA
- a CDS encoding mitochondrial 54S ribosomal protein mL44 (60S ribosomal protein L3), whose translation MKRLQLQRWSSSVLSPRARTGGRLQQHLYYNLRRQSTVAPAPQAENEPLFEEQSLNSSTHIPQSSHFKYLLPSPPVEAARESAKLAALHARLYLPSRLPLETLARSLVDASADSNPNFNNEALATLGNDLLSHYTSEHLVCTYPRLPLTVIFAAMYAYVGPKSLAAMAKEWGVEMAAVPGGEVDPGLLQFKRVLPGTDVNAGPVTGTERPNEHRKSWRKSMTSRVVYDNEYGDPVGVSGESATPESQNTQGVTAEHANATFVRAVMGAIYLHAGRPAAKRFFEQHFLSRHLNISDLFNFSQPARDLSRLCARENFEPPVAKIISETGRKSRHPVFVVGIFSGQDKLGEGAGASLLEARSRAAVAALKGWYLYSPLNVRVPSSMEEEGAAPWKPVHVDLGEVIV comes from the coding sequence ATGAAGAGGCTGCAGCTCCAACGATGGAGCAGTTCGGTCCTTTCGCCGCGGGCCCGAACTGGTGGCCGCCTGCAACAACATCTGTACTATAATTTGCGTCGCCAATCGACCGTTGCGCCTGCTCCTCAGGCCGAGAATGAGCCATTGTTTGAGGAACAATCGCTAAATTCGTCAACCCACATCCCCCAGTCCTCTCACTTCAAATACCTCCTCCCTTCTCCGCCGGTTGAGGCCGCACGCGAGTCCGCAAAACTCGCCGCCCTTCATGCACGCCTCTACCTCCCCTCCCGACTACCGCTCGAGACATTAGCACGCTCTCTGGTCGATGCTTCAGCCGATTCGAATCCTAATTTCAACAATGAAGCATTGGCTACGCTCGGCAATGACCTCCTGAGTCACTACACCTCCGAACACCTTGTTTGTACATATCCTCGACTTCCCTTAACTGTCATCTTCGCGGCAATGTATGCGTATGTCGGCCCTAAATCTTTGGCAGCAATGGCAAAGGAATGGGGTGTTGAGATGGCTGCAGTACCTGGTGGAGAGGTTGATCCCGGCCTCTTGCAGTTCAAGAGAGTGCTCCCAGGCACTGATGTAAATGCGGGACCAGTTACTGGCACAGAGAGACCCAATGAGCACCGGAAATCATGGAGAAAATCAATGACCTCCAGAGTTGTTTATGACAATGAGTATGGAGACCCTGTCGGGGTATCCGGCGAGTCGGCCACTCCGGAGTCGCAGAATACCCAGGGTGTTACCGCAGAGCATGCCAACGCGACATTTGTGCGTGCTGTGATGGGCGCCATCTACCTTCATGCCGGCAGACCGGCTGCCAAGCGATTTTTCGAGCAACACTTCCTCTCCCGCCACCTCAACATCTCGGACCTGTTCAACTTCTCCCAGCCGGCTCGTGACCTTTCCCGGCTGTGTGCACGAGAGAACTTCGAGCCACCTGTTGCAAAGATCATCAGTGAGACTGGCCGCAAGAGCAGACACCCTGTCTTTGTCGTTGGTATTTTCTCTGGTCAGGATAAGCTGGGAGAGGGCGCTGGCGCCAGCCTGCTTGAGGCTCGATCCAGGGCTGCCGTGGCTGCGCTCAAGGGCTGGTACCTGTATAGCCCACTGAATGTGCGTGTCCCTAGctccatggaagaagagggcgCTGCACCCTGGAAGCCTGTCCACGTGGACTTGGGTGAGGTGATTGTGTAA